Proteins from one Acidiphilium multivorum AIU301 genomic window:
- the arsH gene encoding arsenical resistance protein ArsH — MDDGEFPALHRDLLLLPDPERLEPVARATHKPRVLLLYGSLRERSYSRFATEEAARLLDLMGAETRIYDPRDLPVANSVPVDHPKVQELRAFSLWSEAQVWCSPEVHGAITGVMKNQIDWIPLAEGAVRPTQGRVLAVMQVSGGSQSFNAVNTLRLLGRWMRMVVIPNQSSVARAYEQFDEAGRMLPSAYYDRVVDVMEELLRFTLLLRDRSAYLVDRYSERKAAAPHPVDRL, encoded by the coding sequence ATGGATGACGGCGAATTTCCCGCCTTGCACCGCGATTTGTTGCTCTTACCCGATCCGGAGCGTCTCGAACCCGTCGCCCGCGCAACCCACAAGCCTCGCGTGCTGCTTCTGTATGGATCGCTGCGTGAACGTTCCTATTCGCGTTTCGCGACCGAGGAAGCCGCCCGGCTGCTCGATCTGATGGGCGCCGAAACCCGGATCTACGATCCGCGCGACCTGCCGGTCGCCAACAGCGTACCGGTCGATCATCCGAAGGTGCAGGAACTTCGCGCCTTCTCACTCTGGTCCGAAGCGCAGGTCTGGTGCAGTCCCGAGGTGCACGGCGCGATTACCGGGGTGATGAAAAACCAGATCGACTGGATTCCCCTGGCCGAAGGTGCCGTGCGCCCCACCCAGGGCCGGGTGCTTGCGGTGATGCAGGTTTCTGGCGGATCGCAGAGCTTCAACGCGGTGAACACGCTGCGTTTGCTCGGCCGCTGGATGCGCATGGTGGTGATTCCGAACCAGTCCAGCGTCGCCCGCGCCTATGAACAGTTCGACGAAGCCGGCCGCATGCTGCCTTCGGCCTATTACGACCGGGTGGTCGACGTGATGGAGGAGTTGCTCCGGTTCACGCTTCTGCTGCGCGATCGCAGCGCCTATCTGGTCGATCGTTACAGCGAGCGCAAAGCCGCCGCACCGCACCCGGTCGATCGGCTATAA
- a CDS encoding arsenic transporter — protein sequence MLALAVFVATLVFVIGQPRGLGIGWSAMAGAVVDLALGVIHWRNIPTVWHIVWNATFTFVALIIISLLLDEAGFFRWAALHVARWGRGRGRVLLPLIVLLGFAIAAFFANDGAALLLTPIVVAILTSLEFPPAAALAFIIATGFVADTTSLPLVISNLVNIVSANYFRIGFTRYAVVMVPVDLVSLGATLAVIGLMYRRAANRRYAIEALEAPSSAIHDPLVFRAAWPVLAVLLAAYFITAPLGVPVSFVTIAGAVVLLTIAGRWFAGGSGRVIEIRRVLRGAPWQIVIFSLGMYLVVYGLRNAGLTNYIADALRAFAAHGIWAASLGTGILAAVLSSIMNNMPSVLVGALAIGQLGHLSPGIHDAMVYANVIGCDLGPKFTPIGSLATLLWLHVLSQKGTRITWGQYMRIGLVITPPVLLATLAALALWLPVVGAVGHG from the coding sequence ATGCTTGCTCTTGCGGTGTTCGTCGCAACCCTTGTGTTCGTCATCGGGCAGCCGCGCGGGCTCGGCATCGGCTGGAGCGCCATGGCCGGCGCCGTCGTCGATCTCGCCCTGGGGGTGATTCACTGGCGCAATATCCCGACGGTCTGGCATATCGTCTGGAACGCGACCTTCACCTTCGTCGCCCTGATCATCATTTCGCTCCTGCTCGACGAGGCCGGATTTTTCCGCTGGGCCGCCCTGCATGTCGCGCGCTGGGGGCGTGGACGCGGGAGGGTTCTGCTCCCGCTGATCGTGCTGCTCGGCTTTGCCATCGCGGCGTTCTTCGCCAATGACGGCGCCGCACTGCTGCTGACGCCGATCGTGGTGGCGATTCTCACGAGCCTTGAATTTCCGCCTGCCGCTGCACTCGCCTTCATCATCGCGACCGGCTTTGTCGCCGATACCACCAGCCTGCCGCTGGTGATTTCCAATCTGGTCAACATCGTCAGCGCCAATTATTTCAGGATCGGCTTCACCCGGTATGCCGTGGTGATGGTGCCGGTCGATCTGGTTTCGCTGGGCGCGACGCTCGCCGTGATCGGCCTCATGTATCGCCGGGCGGCGAACCGGCGCTATGCCATCGAAGCACTGGAAGCGCCTTCGTCGGCCATCCACGATCCTCTGGTTTTCCGCGCGGCCTGGCCGGTGCTCGCGGTGCTGCTCGCGGCGTATTTCATCACCGCGCCGCTCGGCGTGCCGGTCTCGTTCGTCACCATCGCCGGTGCCGTCGTGCTGCTCACCATCGCCGGACGCTGGTTTGCCGGCGGATCGGGGAGGGTCATCGAAATCCGCCGGGTTCTGCGCGGCGCGCCCTGGCAGATCGTGATTTTCAGCCTGGGTATGTATCTCGTCGTCTATGGGCTGCGCAACGCGGGCCTGACCAATTACATTGCCGATGCACTCCGGGCTTTCGCCGCCCACGGCATCTGGGCGGCGTCGCTCGGCACCGGCATCCTGGCGGCCGTGCTGTCCTCGATCATGAACAATATGCCGAGCGTGTTGGTCGGCGCGCTCGCGATCGGTCAATTGGGGCATCTGTCACCGGGCATCCACGATGCGATGGTCTATGCCAATGTGATCGGCTGCGATCTCGGCCCGAAATTCACCCCGATCGGCAGTCTCGCCACACTGCTCTGGCTGCACGTGCTGAGCCAGAAGGGAACGCGGATCACCTGGGGCCAGTATATGCGGATCGGGCTGGTCATCACACCGCCGGTGCTTCTCGCCACACTCGCGGCCCTTGCGCTCTGGCTACCAGTTGTGGGAGCGGTGGGCCATGGATGA